In Leptospira sp. WS58.C1, a single genomic region encodes these proteins:
- the qatA gene encoding Qat anti-phage system ATPase QatA yields MILSDSETDIDLLNNEAIAKTIIDLISERTEQPVTIGIHGDWGAGKSSILEMIDSYLKETPDIICIKFNGWRFQGFEDAKIALIEGIVSDLIEKRSLMTKAGDLVKEIFQKINWLKIAKKAGGLAFSAYTGLPTFEQINSIKQGIQNLIDNPQNTTLKLASNELSKIELLSKAEGKNLIKEYSEFQKKFDELLDKAEVKQLVVLIDDLDRCLPETAIEILEAIRLFLFTRKTAFIVAADEAMIEYAVRKHFPDLPESSTSQTYARKYLEKLIQIPFRIPALGEPETKIYVKLLLIGAEIGDNSTEFRALVKYAREKLIRPWIAGSLETTEIQQILQDKYPKVQSALFLSDQIGPILSSGAKGNPRQIKRFLNTLILRNKTANARGFAEDIELPILAKLMLAERFIPNFFDQIASLAASSAQGRCIELHHLETHLNNPSDKSKPKKKSVASYVEDIGAKENDSQQLLEWKNSATIREWAKVQPFIGEKDLRPYLFIAKDRKDYFGTNSALGHLITLAEKLLESKFIIQSFSLKLNELNPNEASEVFELLITRIVGSNNFQTLPKGVEGLSILVKNHPQLQPALLDFLENLQVDKLGPWVCSGWSEAIVDHAQLARFKVLLSQWSKNGSSMLKTTAKSTLASYQTGD; encoded by the coding sequence ATGATTTTATCAGATAGTGAAACAGATATAGATCTACTAAATAATGAAGCCATTGCCAAAACTATTATTGATTTAATAAGCGAGAGGACGGAACAACCAGTCACGATCGGTATTCATGGAGATTGGGGAGCAGGTAAATCAAGTATTTTAGAAATGATCGATTCATATCTGAAAGAGACGCCGGATATCATATGTATTAAATTCAATGGCTGGAGATTTCAAGGGTTTGAGGATGCAAAAATTGCGTTAATCGAAGGCATAGTTTCTGATTTAATTGAAAAGCGCTCCTTGATGACGAAAGCTGGAGATCTAGTTAAGGAAATTTTTCAAAAGATTAACTGGCTAAAAATTGCTAAAAAAGCCGGTGGATTAGCCTTTTCAGCTTACACAGGACTCCCCACCTTTGAACAAATAAATTCTATTAAACAAGGAATTCAAAATTTAATAGATAACCCGCAAAATACAACACTGAAACTAGCCAGCAATGAACTAAGTAAAATTGAGCTATTGTCGAAGGCTGAAGGTAAAAATTTAATTAAAGAATATTCAGAATTTCAGAAAAAATTCGATGAACTTTTGGATAAAGCTGAAGTTAAACAACTTGTTGTTCTCATTGATGATTTAGACCGTTGCCTTCCTGAAACGGCAATTGAAATATTAGAAGCGATTAGACTATTTCTCTTTACTCGTAAAACTGCATTTATCGTTGCAGCTGATGAAGCAATGATCGAATACGCAGTTCGCAAACATTTCCCAGATCTGCCAGAAAGTTCAACCTCACAAACTTATGCGCGTAAATACCTCGAGAAGCTTATCCAAATCCCTTTTCGAATTCCGGCGCTTGGGGAACCTGAAACAAAAATTTACGTTAAACTATTGCTAATTGGGGCTGAAATCGGGGACAACTCAACTGAATTTAGAGCTCTGGTGAAATATGCGCGCGAAAAACTAATCAGACCTTGGATAGCTGGATCATTAGAGACTACTGAAATTCAACAAATCCTTCAAGATAAGTATCCTAAAGTTCAATCCGCTCTTTTTCTAAGTGATCAGATCGGGCCGATACTCTCAAGTGGAGCAAAAGGGAATCCAAGGCAAATTAAAAGATTTTTAAACACTTTGATTTTAAGAAACAAAACTGCAAATGCCCGTGGTTTTGCGGAAGATATTGAATTACCGATTCTGGCAAAACTTATGTTAGCTGAGAGATTCATTCCTAATTTTTTTGACCAGATTGCCAGTCTAGCAGCATCCTCAGCACAAGGAAGATGCATAGAACTACATCATCTCGAAACCCACCTCAATAACCCTTCCGACAAATCTAAACCCAAGAAAAAAAGCGTTGCGAGCTATGTGGAGGATATTGGTGCCAAGGAAAATGACTCCCAACAATTGCTTGAATGGAAAAATTCCGCTACAATTCGTGAATGGGCCAAAGTCCAACCTTTCATTGGAGAAAAAGATCTCAGACCTTATCTTTTTATTGCAAAAGACAGAAAAGACTACTTTGGCACCAATTCAGCTTTGGGTCATTTGATCACCCTTGCAGAGAAACTATTAGAATCAAAATTTATAATTCAAAGCTTCAGTTTAAAATTAAACGAATTAAATCCTAATGAAGCTTCGGAAGTCTTTGAACTCTTAATCACGAGAATTGTTGGTTCAAATAACTTCCAAACTTTACCAAAAGGTGTGGAAGGTCTTTCAATTTTAGTTAAAAACCATCCGCAACTCCAACCAGCACTGCTGGATTTTTTAGAAAACTTGCAGGTCGATAAATTAGGTCCTTGGGTATGTTCAGGTTGGTCGGAAGCAATTGTTGATCATGCACAGCTTGCTAGATTCAAGGTTTTACTTAGTCAATGGAGTAAAAACGGAAGTTCAATGCTCAAAACAACAGCCAAATCTACTTTAGCTTCATACCAAACGGGAGATTGA
- a CDS encoding lecithin retinol acyltransferase family protein, giving the protein MNGINLHQIDQTGFIVSRTKDGLFTHTAIIVGKDDRGTVWLIENDNPSGVRWTTLDTFASKQQIKITRPRLRPDFTVQRAVSQLGKPYSLFSHNCQHFTSWAANGKASSPDLANWTFIGIMIAGSLAVSNSKHS; this is encoded by the coding sequence ATGAATGGCATTAATCTACACCAAATAGACCAAACTGGCTTTATTGTAAGTCGAACGAAAGATGGCCTTTTCACACATACCGCCATTATTGTTGGCAAAGACGACCGAGGAACCGTTTGGTTAATTGAAAACGACAATCCTTCAGGCGTTCGATGGACCACTCTTGACACCTTCGCATCTAAGCAGCAAATCAAAATTACTCGCCCACGCCTGCGTCCCGACTTCACAGTTCAACGTGCCGTTTCTCAATTAGGCAAACCATACAGCCTTTTTTCTCACAATTGCCAGCACTTTACTAGTTGGGCTGCGAACGGGAAAGCATCATCGCCTGATTTAGCAAATTGGACGTTTATTGGAATAATGATTGCGGGCAGCTTAGCTGTTTCTAACTCGAAACATTCATAA
- a CDS encoding helix-turn-helix domain-containing protein — MKGKFLGFRLKEAREIREFTLTNIAGLLGVTKQAVSQYEAGIVQPSPEKIIRLLQVLRLPSQFFTKERSFSVNEVGVPNFRKFAAATKSAREEVKTKSYWLADSVRTLKTYVNFPKLNLPNFDLPDDFRDLDDEIEGYALELRKFWNLGLGPISNMVRLLENNGIFVSRFAFDDRVDAFSIKIGEDAYIILGNSDTTCVRSRLDAAHELAHLVLHRNITEDDQKDPVSHKKIETQAFRFGAAFLMPMQTFSRELLSTNNEFLVHLKERWKVSKQAMMMRARDLGLLSESQLKYFYRLNSAKRTKEELDELLPLEEPLLLRKTMELLVSNAGMSKRDLLDLLAFDEGTVIELLGLSEDFFEQEEDNVIDITVKRPL; from the coding sequence ATGAAAGGTAAATTCTTAGGTTTCCGTTTAAAGGAAGCTCGGGAAATTAGAGAGTTTACTCTAACTAATATTGCTGGTCTACTTGGGGTAACTAAACAGGCAGTCTCTCAATATGAAGCCGGAATTGTTCAACCGAGTCCTGAAAAGATAATACGTTTACTTCAAGTATTGCGCCTTCCTTCTCAGTTTTTTACCAAGGAACGTTCTTTCTCAGTTAATGAAGTTGGTGTTCCGAATTTTCGAAAATTCGCGGCTGCTACGAAATCCGCTCGTGAAGAAGTTAAAACAAAATCGTATTGGTTAGCTGATTCAGTTCGAACTTTGAAGACCTATGTTAATTTTCCTAAATTAAATTTACCAAACTTTGATCTTCCTGATGACTTTCGTGATTTGGATGATGAAATTGAGGGTTATGCATTAGAATTACGAAAATTCTGGAATTTAGGTTTGGGGCCTATTAGCAATATGGTCCGTCTTCTGGAAAACAATGGAATATTTGTTTCCAGATTTGCTTTTGATGATCGCGTAGATGCTTTTTCTATTAAAATAGGCGAAGACGCTTACATAATATTAGGAAATTCTGATACAACGTGTGTGAGGTCTCGCTTAGACGCCGCTCATGAATTAGCACATTTAGTTTTACACCGTAATATTACAGAAGACGATCAGAAAGACCCTGTAAGTCATAAGAAAATTGAAACACAGGCTTTCCGTTTCGGAGCAGCTTTTCTGATGCCGATGCAAACTTTTTCTAGAGAATTGCTTAGTACCAATAACGAATTTTTAGTACACTTGAAGGAAAGGTGGAAAGTATCTAAGCAGGCCATGATGATGCGGGCCCGAGATTTAGGGCTTCTTTCTGAGTCGCAATTGAAGTATTTCTATCGTTTGAATTCTGCTAAGCGAACGAAGGAAGAATTAGATGAATTACTGCCCCTAGAAGAACCGCTTTTGCTACGAAAAACTATGGAATTGTTAGTTTCAAATGCCGGAATGAGTAAGAGGGATTTGCTTGATTTATTGGCATTTGATGAAGGAACAGTAATTGAATTACTTGGCTTAAGTGAAGATTTCTTTGAGCAGGAAGAAGATAACGTAATTGATATTACTGTCAAGAGACCTTTATAG
- a CDS encoding HNH endonuclease, translating to MPNEYKFNAKDFYRILDTQEKQCRLTGRELTPENTNAEHILPLRKGGRHEFKNICLIVEPLSKLKRYYTEEEIIHLAADIIEFNGSKFGYRLSKTKKR from the coding sequence ATGCCTAATGAATATAAATTCAACGCTAAGGATTTTTACAGAATACTAGACACACAAGAAAAACAATGCCGATTGACTGGAAGAGAATTAACTCCAGAAAATACAAACGCTGAACATATCCTACCTCTGCGAAAAGGAGGTCGTCATGAATTTAAAAATATCTGTCTTATTGTCGAACCTCTCTCAAAGTTAAAACGTTATTATACCGAAGAAGAAATCATCCACTTAGCAGCAGACATTATCGAATTCAATGGAAGTAAATTTGGCTATCGACTTTCTAAAACGAAAAAGCGATGA
- a CDS encoding transposase, producing MTTYPLLPFLTNRARATPAVEKRNLDSGKRSSSKTSSKFKHAGINIPFFEQITKKILNDFYKKFCPHCEDQILDKEISTRPDVIRCRVCHYQTSRLSSTPLQQFKLPLWMFGYVFHESFIQHPKVLTSTEITKRLGISYKAALLLKRRFQIFASEQLEIYKRITFKLLEDEFRDFNLPPNENTDITKKMAKRSYICADTAVLYSASARANKGRKRFRHSGATASIYLSDKLGGKQIGTLVHTIAVKRGPVFFHSVPNQKANTLGPIIKEHLPIRTPLFTDQGYRWLWGIYRNHRSVNHNAKSKKGRYRWARNRWSKYGVHSQVAEGNQRLLKTSFGAYCYTTPEYSTLYLNEFAFLKNAKVLGLDILIQDGAEDSVGIGAMLYGPSKTSRARNKSLQPSIDKFRYSETNESVSEESIIESGYALLNSKSAIEKAKVKLSKEMLSHNQFWNEKKGTYSQRRRELEHQKLANKIWNMIIEKKEKGSHISVSDLCTSLRIRKVTANHILKKWIKLKLIEKRRKGQAWYDRTIDFYIKPKANDLPFLLYTKFKKKVEKNSKVKGRNA from the coding sequence ATTACTACCTATCCCCTGTTACCATTTCTCACAAATCGCGCGCGAGCAACCCCCGCTGTCGAGAAGCGGAATTTAGATTCCGGTAAAAGATCATCTTCCAAAACCTCTAGCAAATTCAAGCATGCAGGAATTAATATTCCATTCTTCGAACAGATCACCAAGAAGATCCTGAATGATTTTTACAAAAAGTTTTGTCCTCATTGCGAAGACCAAATTCTGGATAAAGAAATCTCAACTAGACCGGATGTGATTCGTTGTAGAGTTTGTCATTACCAAACTTCCAGACTCTCATCCACTCCCCTTCAACAATTCAAACTTCCACTTTGGATGTTTGGATATGTATTTCACGAATCTTTCATCCAACATCCAAAAGTTCTCACTTCAACAGAGATCACAAAGAGATTAGGAATCTCATATAAGGCAGCTTTACTCCTCAAAAGAAGATTCCAAATATTTGCATCCGAACAATTGGAAATATATAAACGAATTACATTCAAACTCTTAGAAGATGAATTTCGAGACTTTAACCTTCCTCCAAATGAGAATACGGATATAACAAAGAAAATGGCAAAGCGTTCGTATATTTGCGCAGATACAGCCGTTTTGTATTCCGCATCTGCCAGAGCAAATAAAGGAAGAAAACGGTTCCGTCACAGTGGAGCAACTGCTTCCATATACCTCTCAGATAAACTTGGTGGAAAACAAATTGGAACCTTAGTTCATACAATCGCAGTAAAGCGTGGGCCAGTATTCTTTCACTCGGTTCCAAATCAAAAAGCAAATACTCTCGGACCAATCATCAAAGAACATTTGCCAATTCGAACTCCACTATTCACGGACCAAGGATACCGTTGGCTTTGGGGAATATACAGAAATCATAGATCGGTAAATCATAATGCAAAATCGAAAAAAGGAAGGTATCGCTGGGCCAGGAATAGATGGAGCAAATACGGAGTGCATTCTCAGGTAGCAGAAGGAAACCAGAGATTACTCAAAACTTCCTTTGGTGCATATTGCTATACAACACCAGAATACTCGACCTTGTATCTGAATGAATTCGCGTTTCTCAAGAACGCAAAAGTCCTCGGACTCGACATTCTAATTCAAGATGGAGCCGAAGACTCTGTGGGGATTGGAGCTATGTTATATGGACCTTCAAAAACCTCGCGCGCGCGTAACAAATCTCTACAACCATCGATCGACAAGTTTCGTTACTCAGAGACAAACGAATCTGTCTCAGAAGAAAGTATCATTGAATCTGGTTATGCATTATTAAACTCGAAGTCTGCAATCGAAAAGGCAAAAGTAAAATTATCCAAGGAGATGCTCTCTCATAACCAATTCTGGAACGAGAAAAAAGGAACTTATTCGCAAAGAAGACGAGAACTCGAACACCAAAAATTGGCTAATAAAATCTGGAATATGATAATCGAAAAAAAGGAAAAAGGATCTCATATTTCTGTTTCTGATTTATGCACTTCTTTGCGAATCCGAAAAGTTACTGCCAATCATATTCTTAAAAAGTGGATTAAATTGAAATTAATCGAAAAGAGACGTAAAGGCCAAGCTTGGTATGATAGGACGATTGATTTTTATATAAAACCAAAAGCAAACGATTTACCTTTTTTATTATATACGAAGTTCAAAAAGAAAGTCGAAAAGAATTCCAAAGTGAAGGGGCGAAATGCCTAA
- a CDS encoding transposase produces MCGLSKINYYLFNTRNPNRGPPFFQSRTALPYTIIRKTENRNLFPTPLPKHHNPALNTDYFTEITKKILNDFYPKHCPNPECNNRVLDKEISTRPDLIRCSQCRYLTSRLSYTPLHHFKLPIWMFGYVLYESLIQYPKVVTATELSKRLKIGYNAASLLKRRFQLFASDQLPKYKKLTYEVLNDQFKDFLLPPNENRDITKIMAKKPYTCVDTVVLYSAGERASQGRKRYRHSGQTASIYLSEKLGGRQVGTLVQTIAIKQGPVFFSSVANQKADTLGPLIKEHLPTSTPLFTDQGYPWLWGIYKNHRSVNHSARSKDNRFRFARNRWSKNGVHNQVAEGNHRVLKTAFAAYGYIKPKYSQMYLNEFSFIKNANVFGLDVLVESCVSDDANNGMRCRDRDAFAVNPRARQREAVRIERKGLLPIPCYHFSQIAREQPPLSRSGI; encoded by the coding sequence ATGTGCGGATTGTCAAAGATAAATTACTACCTATTTAACACTCGTAATCCGAACCGAGGACCACCTTTCTTCCAATCCAGAACCGCCCTCCCCTACACCATAATTAGAAAAACAGAAAATAGAAACCTCTTCCCAACACCCCTACCTAAACACCACAATCCAGCGCTCAACACTGACTACTTCACAGAAATAACCAAGAAGATCCTAAATGACTTCTATCCAAAACACTGTCCAAATCCTGAATGCAATAATAGAGTCTTAGACAAAGAGATCTCAACAAGACCAGATCTAATTAGATGCTCTCAATGTAGGTATCTAACTTCAAGACTAAGCTACACTCCACTTCATCATTTCAAACTACCAATATGGATGTTTGGATATGTCCTCTACGAATCCCTAATCCAATACCCAAAGGTAGTAACAGCAACAGAACTAAGTAAGAGATTAAAGATAGGATATAATGCAGCGAGCTTACTAAAGAGAAGATTCCAACTCTTTGCATCAGACCAATTGCCAAAGTATAAGAAGTTAACCTACGAAGTTCTAAACGATCAGTTCAAGGACTTCCTACTCCCTCCAAATGAGAATAGAGACATTACCAAGATTATGGCAAAGAAGCCTTATACTTGCGTAGACACTGTTGTATTATATTCAGCAGGTGAAAGAGCAAGCCAAGGCAGGAAACGATACAGACATAGTGGTCAAACCGCTTCTATATACCTTTCAGAGAAATTAGGAGGGAGGCAAGTCGGAACTTTAGTCCAGACTATAGCAATAAAGCAAGGACCAGTATTCTTCTCATCAGTAGCTAATCAGAAAGCAGATACACTTGGACCTTTAATTAAAGAACATCTACCTACTTCTACTCCCCTTTTTACAGACCAAGGATACCCATGGCTTTGGGGAATATACAAGAACCACAGATCAGTTAATCACTCTGCAAGATCAAAGGATAATCGATTCAGATTCGCTCGCAATCGTTGGAGTAAGAATGGAGTTCATAATCAAGTAGCAGAAGGTAACCATAGAGTTCTAAAAACTGCCTTTGCTGCTTACGGATATATAAAACCAAAATATTCGCAAATGTATCTAAATGAGTTTAGCTTCATTAAGAATGCTAATGTGTTCGGACTTGATGTGTTGGTTGAGTCGTGTGTTAGTGATGATGCCAACAATGGAATGAGGTGTAGAGATAGGGATGCTTTTGCTGTCAATCCGAGAGCGCGACAGAGGGAGGCGGTTCGGATTGAGAGGAAAGGATTACTACCTATCCCCTGTTACCATTTCTCACAAATCGCGCGCGAGCAACCCCCGCTGTCGAGAAGCGGAATTTAG
- a CDS encoding TIGR04452 family lipoprotein, translating to MSNCIALDTLGLSYDRIKGDEVAAKLADAAIMTDLVNSTILIGQPQISITAIFSSVIAGIDVKKYYKKSEVDDCINDLSNYSYGQS from the coding sequence GTGTCAAATTGTATCGCTTTGGATACGTTAGGTTTATCTTATGATCGGATTAAAGGCGACGAAGTTGCCGCTAAGTTAGCAGATGCAGCGATCATGACCGACTTAGTAAATTCAACAATACTTATCGGCCAACCTCAGATCTCAATAACCGCAATCTTTTCTTCTGTAATTGCAGGCATCGATGTTAAAAAGTATTACAAAAAATCAGAAGTCGATGACTGTATAAATGATCTTTCCAATTATTCATACGGACAATCATGA
- a CDS encoding DNA methyltransferase produces MQQTLFNLNEKTVHDISNPETYKGIFSFHKYWGKKPTESLAYFIQNYTDETDIVLDPFLGSGLISRECLLRNRRFIGIDINPFSIEHTKFVLDLPNPSEYIRAFNEIERSIKEKINSTYHTENSKIASHFLWKEGSLVRVWRRPETGRNRLEADPSDIDLYQISKFAGYEPKNIRKSTFFTNSRINSKAEMAITDLFTGRALHNIDLIIDEIKKYPEPIKRALFLTLTSSSGQMSSMVFAITGRGKTKNLVSEKIEVGSWVIGFWKPNLHFEINVWNCFESRAKKLYKALQDTLIKKYTLKDSINSLLKDNNGASIIHANCLISLKEIPDKSIKLICTDPPHSDRIPYLELSELWNSILNKNVIFEDEIIVSNAKERNKKKTSYIKDMTLFISESSRVLKDDGLFLLYYNARDKQSWKFMELLSSTSNLNYIGAFPMEYSANSVVQDNRKGGMKTDYVLVMVKNKSVIMEDRELEKLPGWISYLPKIES; encoded by the coding sequence ATGCAACAAACACTTTTTAATTTGAATGAAAAAACGGTTCACGATATCAGTAATCCCGAGACTTACAAGGGAATTTTCTCCTTTCATAAATATTGGGGAAAAAAGCCAACGGAAAGCTTGGCATATTTCATACAGAATTACACAGATGAAACTGATATTGTTCTAGATCCCTTCTTAGGTTCAGGTCTAATAAGCCGAGAATGTTTGCTTAGAAACAGAAGATTTATCGGTATTGATATCAATCCCTTTTCTATCGAGCATACAAAGTTTGTATTAGATCTGCCAAATCCAAGTGAGTATATTCGGGCATTCAATGAAATAGAAAGATCAATAAAGGAAAAAATCAATTCTACTTATCATACTGAAAATAGTAAAATTGCTTCACATTTTCTCTGGAAAGAAGGTTCTCTGGTGAGAGTTTGGCGGCGACCGGAGACTGGTCGGAATAGATTGGAGGCTGACCCCAGCGACATCGACCTATATCAAATCAGCAAATTTGCAGGCTATGAACCAAAAAATATAAGGAAATCAACATTCTTTACAAATTCACGAATTAATTCTAAAGCGGAAATGGCAATAACTGATTTATTTACTGGAAGGGCTCTCCATAATATAGACTTAATAATCGATGAAATAAAAAAATATCCTGAGCCAATTAAGAGAGCATTGTTTTTAACCTTAACATCGTCTTCTGGACAAATGTCATCTATGGTTTTTGCTATAACAGGCCGAGGAAAAACGAAAAATCTCGTTTCTGAAAAAATTGAAGTTGGAAGTTGGGTAATTGGTTTTTGGAAGCCGAACCTACATTTCGAAATCAATGTGTGGAACTGTTTTGAAAGCAGGGCAAAAAAATTATATAAAGCTTTGCAAGACACATTAATCAAAAAGTATACTCTCAAAGATTCAATAAACTCACTTCTAAAAGATAATAATGGTGCATCCATTATTCACGCAAATTGCCTAATAAGCTTAAAAGAAATACCAGATAAATCTATTAAACTAATCTGCACTGATCCTCCTCATAGCGACAGAATTCCTTACCTAGAATTAAGTGAGCTATGGAATTCAATTCTTAATAAGAACGTAATCTTTGAAGATGAAATAATTGTTTCTAATGCCAAGGAAAGAAATAAGAAAAAGACAAGCTATATCAAAGATATGACTTTATTCATCTCTGAGTCGAGCAGAGTATTAAAAGATGACGGTCTATTTTTGCTATATTATAATGCGCGCGATAAACAAAGCTGGAAATTTATGGAACTATTATCTAGCACTAGCAATCTGAACTATATCGGCGCCTTTCCAATGGAATATTCAGCTAACTCTGTAGTGCAAGATAATAGAAAAGGCGGAATGAAAACTGATTACGTCTTGGTAATGGTAAAAAATAAGTCAGTTATAATGGAAGATCGCGAACTTGAAAAGTTACCTGGATGGATCTCATACTTACCGAAAATTGAAAGTTAA
- a CDS encoding glycerate kinase, whose product MRYNRILIAPDKFKGTLSATRAARAMHSGVRNAWGEKIQMVELPLADGGEGSLVALHTLRPKLNLRADILPNAGGLNRSVCYLTNNTDAYFESARLLSLNFQGNRRLPLLDRTSCGLGRWVRGMLDSQKRELILFLGGTAVCDGGLGILHEFGFQLLDSKSNLVQSLRYLPNARRLIPPATFKSIEADIKMFTDVTNPLLGPTGAPKLFGPQKGATPSDIVLLEDGLENLSRLWAEFAVQNDTNWPAGVGAGGGIALPFLGMTKKKATLSSGSSFFLEESGLASMIRPGDLVLTGEGKTDAGTLTGKLVDGVVHLCRKVGADCLVVSGAVADRDKLEAANYPKTIAVSTNGIVPSRKTAASELSRAITRTLSLVK is encoded by the coding sequence ATGCGCTACAACCGAATCCTCATAGCACCGGACAAATTCAAAGGAACTCTTAGCGCAACCCGTGCTGCAAGGGCTATGCACTCAGGCGTTCGCAATGCTTGGGGGGAAAAAATCCAGATGGTTGAACTCCCTCTGGCCGATGGAGGAGAAGGGAGTCTCGTTGCCCTCCACACATTGCGGCCAAAGTTGAATCTTCGGGCAGATATCCTTCCCAACGCAGGCGGGCTCAACCGTTCCGTTTGTTATCTTACCAATAATACCGATGCTTATTTTGAATCGGCACGATTACTTTCCTTAAACTTCCAAGGGAATCGCAGACTTCCTCTTCTGGATCGCACGAGTTGTGGCCTTGGTCGCTGGGTTCGGGGTATGCTGGACTCGCAAAAAAGGGAGTTAATTTTATTTCTAGGAGGAACTGCAGTATGTGACGGTGGACTAGGGATCTTACACGAATTCGGGTTTCAGCTATTGGACAGCAAAAGTAACCTTGTGCAATCTCTACGATATTTACCGAATGCTCGAAGGCTCATACCGCCAGCCACATTTAAGTCGATAGAAGCCGATATCAAAATGTTTACGGATGTAACCAATCCTCTGCTCGGTCCGACAGGCGCCCCCAAATTGTTCGGCCCTCAGAAAGGTGCTACGCCGAGCGATATTGTTTTATTGGAAGACGGACTCGAGAATCTCTCCCGTTTATGGGCGGAGTTTGCTGTACAAAATGATACAAATTGGCCTGCCGGTGTCGGTGCAGGAGGAGGAATTGCACTTCCTTTCCTCGGAATGACAAAAAAGAAGGCAACACTCAGCTCCGGTTCTTCTTTCTTTTTAGAAGAGTCCGGATTAGCTAGCATGATCCGTCCAGGCGACTTGGTCCTCACCGGGGAAGGTAAGACCGACGCAGGAACCCTGACAGGTAAACTCGTAGATGGAGTGGTTCACCTCTGCCGTAAAGTTGGTGCCGACTGTTTAGTAGTCAGCGGAGCTGTGGCAGACCGAGATAAATTGGAAGCAGCCAATTATCCCAAGACAATAGCGGTTTCAACTAATGGTATTGTGCCGTCACGTAAAACCGCCGCTTCTGAGCTATCCCGGGCTATTACAAGAACTCTCAGCTTGGTAAAGTAA